TGCTGCAGTTGCCTTTGACGCGATTGAAGCTGCCAAGGCGAGAAACATTGAAGTCGTTATCGTAGACACGGCAGGGAGGCTTCATACCAAGAGCCCCCTCATGGAAGAGTTGAAGAAGGTTCGGCGCGTTATCGACAAGTCTTTGCCGGGCGCCCCGCACGAGACACTCCTTGTTGTTGATGCCACTACAGGGCAGAATGCCTTGAAGCAGGCAGAGATGTTCAACAAAGCCATCGGTGTGACAGGGATCGCCCTCACCAAGCTTGACGGTACCGCAAAGGGAGGGATCGTCTTTGCCATCAAAAGGGAACTGGGCATTCCGATACGTCTTATTGGTATTGGCGAGGGAGTCGAGGATCTTCGGGATTTTGATTCAAAGGAATTTGTTGAGGCGCTTTTTTCATAAAGTCTATCCAGATGGGGAGTGCGGCCTTTGCCCCCGTTTCCTTTGGGCCCAGGGGCTTATGGTCGTCCCTGCCGACCCAGACGCCGACAACTAGGCTGTCGTCAAATCCGATGAACCACGCATCCGCATAGTCGTTCGTAGTGCCGGTCTTTCCATAGAGCGGTCTTTTGAGTTCCTTCGCCTTCTGGGCGGTTCCTTCCTCAACAACGGCATGGAGGAGCACTTTCATTTCACCGATGATTTCTTCTGAGATGAGTTCTGTTGTCTCAGGTCTCCGTTCCTCGATGGGGATCCCCTCACGGTTGATAATTCTCTCATAGAGCATCGGATTGACATGATACCCTGTGGCAAAGGTTCCGTAGGCAGAGACCATCTCCATGAGGGTCACGTCTGCCGCGCCGAGGGCTATCGGCAGATAGGGCAGGAGGATGCTCTTGATGCCGAGGGTTTGGGCCGTCTCGATGACGCTGTCAATTCCCAGCCTCTCTGCCAGTCTCACCGTGGCAGCATTCAAAGACTTTGCAAGGGCTGTCTTCAAGGTTACCGTGCCATGGTACTCCCCGTCATAGTTCTTGGGAGACCAGAGTTGTCCGGGCCTTGCGCCCTTGAAAGATATGGGAGCGTCGAGGATGGTATCACTTGCTCTCAGGCCGCTCTCGATAGCAGCGAGATACACAAAGGGTTTAAAGGCCGAACCTGGCTGTCGAAGGGCCTGGGTTGCACGGTTGAACTGGTTCTTCCAGAAGTCGGATCCTCCGACCATGGCGCGTATTGCGCCGGTCCTGATATCCATCGCAATCAATGCCGCCTGGATTTCACCTTTTGCCCTCCTTTCAAGGGAGGCAATGCCCTTTTCCACCGCCTCCTCAGCAGCCTTCTGCATTACCGAATCTATGGTCGAATGGATCCGGTAACCGGCTGTATAAAGTTCGCCGTTATACCGTGACTCGAGTTCATGACGGAGCATCTCGATGAAATATGGCGCCTCGTACTTGCGGAAGTGGGGGGTCATCGGAAGGGGTTCTTCATCAGCCTCTTCATACTGAGCCCTGCTGATAAATCCGTGGTCTAGCATCTGCCGCAGGACGACCGACCTCCTCTCCCGCGACTTCTCGGGATTCTTGAAGGGGGAGTATTGGGAAGGGGCCTTGGGCAGGGATGCGAGAAGGGCTGCCTCTCCAAGAGTCAGTCCATGGACGGATTTGCCGAAATAGGTTTCGCAAGCTGCCTCTATGCCGTAAGCCCTTGTACCGAAGTATGCCTGGTTCAGATAGAGGCCGATGATCTCATCTTTTGTGTAATGTTTCTCGATCTGAACAGAGAGGGCGACCTCCTTGATCTTCCTCTTGAGACTCCGCTCGGGCTTGAGGAAAAGCATCTTTGCGAGCTGCTGGGTGATGGTGCTTCCTCCCTGGGCAACGCTCCTCGTCTTTATATCGTGATAAAGGGCCCTGAGAATGCCGATGACGTCGACCCCCGGATGGTGGTAAAACCTCACGTCCTCTATCGCTATGAACGCCCTTTTCACGTGTTCCGGGATGGTGTAGTATGGGATAAAGGTCCTTCTTTCGATGTAAAACTCGGCAAGGACCTTCCCGTCCGCGGAATAGACAAGGGAAGAGACAGCCGGCGGGTATTCCTCAAGGGCCTTGATGACAGGGAGGTCCGAGAGGTTCCAGTAGAGGAGTCCTCCGGCTATTCCGACGAGAATTGCCAGGAAAAGGGACAGTATGAATGGTTTCCGCAGGCAGGAGGAACGACCGGATCCCGGTGATCTCTTCGATCTCTTCGACGCTCTCGAAGAAGGGATCCGGCCTTGATGGTGCTTTTCACCGTACGTTGCCATTACCCTATTATAACTTACCAACGTAAATGGGTTAAAATAGAGCACGCACTGTATTTTCCGTTTGAGCGGGCAGCAGGCAGGAAGCATCCTATGAAAGCTCGGCCCATCGGTGGATTTTGGCCGTGGGAAAGGTATATAATAGCACCTTGTATTTTTCGGAGACCGGAGGTAATTGATGGTAGTGAAGGGCAGGGTATGGAGATTTGGTGATGACGTAGACACCGATGCAATTATTCCTGCGAGGTATCTGAACACATCAGACCCAGCAGAGCTTGCGAAACATGTGATGGAAGATGCTGACAAGGACTTTCCTTCAAAGGTCCGGAAAGGCGATATCCTCATAGCGGGCAAGAACTTCGGCTGCGGTTCGTCGCGGGAACACGCCCCGATCGCCATCAAGGCTTCCGGTGTCCAGGCAGTTATTGCGAAGAGCTTTGCCCGGATATTCTACCGGAATGCCTTTAACATCGGACTCCCGATCTTTGAATCCGCAGAGGCCAGCGAGAAGGTACATGAAGGTGATAGTATTGAAATCGACGCCGGTACCGGTATTATCAGGAACCATACTCGTGGGGAACAGTACAAGGCCAAACCGATCCCGCTATTCATGCAGGAGTTGATAGGCGCTGGCGGGCTCATCGAGTGGACAAAGAAGAAGATCAAAGGAGCGGTGGCATGAGCAGGACATACAACATTGCAGTAATACCCGGCGACGGTACGGGGCCTGAGGTGGTAGCAGAAGGGATGAGAGTTCTCACCGCGGCTTCCAGGAGGTTCGGGTTTCAGTTGAAGCTGGACAATTTCGATTTCGGGGGCGAAAGATACCTGCAGACCGGTGCAACGATCAGTGCGGAAGAGATCGATACGCTGAGGGGCTATCATGCGATATACCTCGGCGCCATCGGCCATCCCGATGTGAAGGCGGGGATTCTTGAAAAAGGCATCCTCCTGAGGCTCCGTTTTGAACTCGACCAGTATGTGAATCTGAGACCCGTGAAGCTTTATCCCGGAGTCGACTGCCCGCTGAAGGACAAGGGGCCTGATGATATCGATTTCGTCGTCGTGAGGGAGAATACGGAAGGTCTCTATGCCGGTGCAGGCGGCGTCTTGAAAAAGGGCACGGCCGACGAGGTTGCCGTCCAGGAATCCATAAACACGAGGAAAGGCGTTGAACGGTGCATCCGCTTTGCCTTCGAATATTGCCGGAAGAGGAACAAAGGGAGGAAACTCACCCTCTGCGGCAAGACCAATGTTCTCACTTTCGCCTTTGACCTCTGGGAAAGGACGTTCCATGAGGTCGCGAAGGAATACCCTGATATCAAGGTCGATTACGCTCATGTCGACGCGATAACCATGTGGTTTGTGAAGAACCCTGAATGGTTTGATGTCATTGTGACTGATAACATGTTCGGCGATATCATCACCGACCTCGGCGCTATGATACAGGGGGGGATGGGAATCGCTGCCGGCGGAAACATCAACCCGAAGGGCGTATCCATGTTCGAACCGATCGGCGGATCGGCGCCCAAGTATAAGGGCCAGAATATCATCAATCCCCTTGCAGCCATATGTGCCGGGGGGATGATGCTTGAGCATCTCGGAGAGGATGCCGCGGGCAGAGCTATCGAACGAGCAGCGATGGAGGTTACCGGGAAACACCTCAAGAGTCTTGCAGCAGGCAAGATGGGATATTCTACGACGGACGTTGGGGATCTGGTGGTGAAGTATGTATCTGAGATGGCATGAGGAACTGTCTCCACGAGGGCAAACCTAGACTTCTTTCCCATACGTGTTCTGGAGATATAGGTACATTGTTAGGATAAAGGAGAGGAGAGATGTTGAAGAAGAAGGAGAACTATGTTGTTGCCGTTGTCGGCGCCACCGGCGCTGTCGGCAATGAAATGATAGCGGTCGTTGAGGAGAGGAGGTTCCCTGTTGAACGGTTAAGGCTCTTTGCCTCAGAAAGATCAGAGGGAAAGACCCTTGAATACCGAGGGAAGGAGGTACCGGTAGAGACGCTGAAGGAAGATTCCTTCGAGGGGATCGATATCGCGCTCTTTTCCGCGGGCGCAGAGCGCTCGAAGATGTGGGCCCCCGTTGCTGCTCAATCCGGGTGTGTTGTCGTGGATAATTCGAGCCAGTGGAGGATGGACCCCGAAATTCCCCTTGTGGTCCCTGAAGTCAACTCCCACGACCTGAAATGGCATAAGGGGATCATAGCAAATCCGAACTGCTCAACGATCCAGATGGTGGTGGTCCTGAAGCCGATCCATGACGCTGCAAAGATCAGGCGGGTGGTAGTGACGACGTTCCAGTCTGTTTCTGGGACAGGTAAGAAGGCGATGGACGAATTGCTCCAGCAGACCACAGACCTTCTGAACTTCAGGGAGATACAGTGCAATGTCTATCCCCATCAGATAGCCTTTAATTGTCTTCCCCATATCGACAAGTTCCTTGAGAACGGTTATACCAAGGAAGAGATGAAGATGGTGAAAGAGACGAAAAAAATCATGGGTGACGACTCAATCGGCGTTACTGCAACAACAGTGCGTGTGCCTGTTTTCCGATGCCATTCGGAAAGTATCAACATCGAGACTGAAAAAAAGCTTACTGCCGATGAGGCAAGGGCCGTCCTCGCATTGGCTCCCGGAGTGGTCGTGTTTGACGCCCCTGAAAAGAACGTGTATCCCCTTGCAATAAATGTGGCGGGCAAGGACGAAACCTACGTGGGCCGGGTCAGAGAAGACGAGTCGATAGAGAAGGGTCTCAATTTGTGGATCGTGTCGGACAACCTCAGGAAAGGCGCTGCACTCAATGCCGTGCAGATAGCGGAGAGACTCATCGCGATGGCATCATAACCCGGCTCCCGGTGAGGCGCGCCGCGAAAGAAAACTCGGACTTATTGCGAGCTGTCTCACGCGCCCGTTGAACCCGGTATGGAGAAGAGAAAAACCGTTGATCTTATCGTCCGTGCCGACTATCTCCTTCCCGTTGGGAGCGTAGCTACCGTTATTTCTGACGGGGCGGTGGCGGTCGAGAACGGAACGATCATTGCTGTCGGGCGTTTCGAGGAAGTCATCGCTGGATATGCCCCGGAAAAGATCATCGGCGGGAAGAACAGGGCTCTTATCCCTGGTCTCATTAATACCCACACCCACGCTGCCATGGTCTATTTCAGGGGCCTTGCCGACGACTTGCCTCTCAAGGAATGGCTTGAAACCTATATCTGGCCTGCCGAATCCCGATGGCTTAGTCCCGAATTCGTCTCGGACGCCATTGAACTCGCCTGCCTTGAAATGCTGAAGGCCGGGATCACAACCTATAACGACATGTATTTTTTTGGCGACGCAGCAGGCCTGGCAACAAAGAAGATGGGCATGCGAGCGGTACTCGGCGTTGGTGTCGTCGATTTCCCGACTGCCGTGGCGAAGACGACGGACGAGTATTTCGACAGGGCCGGGGAGTTTGTCGGGAAATGGAAGGCAGACACTCTCATCAGGCCCTGCATCGCCCCTCATGCATTGTACACGTGCGGTCCCGAGACGCTCAAAAGGGCAAGGAGTTTTGCCGATCAATCCGACATTCCCATCCATATCCATCTTTCCGAGTGTGAATGGGAGGTTCAGGAAATCCTATCGAGGTATGGAAGAACTCCGGTCAGGCATCTTGCGTCCCTCGGTTTCCTTGATGGAAGAGTCCTGGCGGCCCATTGCGTCTGGCTCGACGATGAAGAGGTCGGGATGCTGGCGGAGAGGGGGGTCGGGGTGTCGCATTGTATCGAGAGCAATCTCAAGCTTGCATCGGGTATGGCTCCTGTCACAACAATGCTCAAGGCAGGCATAAAGGTGACCTTTGGGACGGACGGCGCTGCGAGTAACAACGATCTGAACGTTTTGAGTGAGATGTCGACGGCTGCGAAGGTTCATAAGGCACTCTCGAAGGATCCAACCGCCCTTGATTCCAGGACGGCCCTCCTCATGGCGACCAGATGGGGCGCCGAGGTCCTCGGTCTCGGGAAGATCACCGGAAGCATCGAGAAGGGGAAGGCGGCAGACCTTGTGATCATCAATCTCGAGAAACCTCATTTAACGCCGATCTATGACATCTACTCTCATATCGCCTATTCGGTGAGGGCGTCGGATATCGAGACCGTTATCGTCAATGGCGTAGTTGTTGTCAATGAAGGTACTCTCTGCAGGGGCGACGAAGGAGAGATTCTTGCGAAGGCGAGAGCCTGGGCCGAAAGAATTGCGGGTCGATAGTGACTATGACACTATCCCAAGCTGATTCATGGGAGGAGACGATGAAAAATATGGTGCGGGGCTTGTTCCTCTTCAGTATGCTCGTTGTCTGTTGCTCAACAATAGCAGAGGGGGCCGATGGGGGCAGCTATCTGGAGAGAGGGGATTTCTATTACAACGAAGGCGAGTATGATCGGGCCATAAAGGATTACAGCAACGCCGTCTCTTTGAAGCCTGACCTTGCCGAGGCCTATTATCATCGGGGACTCGCATATTACAAGATGGACAAGTATGATGAGGCAATTGAGGATTACAGTAAGGCCATCTCCCTTTATCCTCCGCCCGGCGAAGCCCAACTTTACCACAATCGGGGACTCGTCTATCTCAAGAAAGGTTCCTATGACAAGGCCATTGAAGATTACACAAAGGCGATAACGATAAACCCCAAATTCACTGAAGGGTATCATAATCGTGGTATCGCGTATTCGCGGAAGGGCATGTATGACGAGGCGATTGAGGATTATAACAGGGCCCTGTCCATCAGGCCTAATTATGGCGGAGCGTATTTCTCGCGTGGTATCGCTTATGTGAGGAAGGCGGCGGAGGACTTCAGAAAGGTCTGTGATATGGGTGACAAGAATGCCTGTGAGAATCTTAAGCAGCTTTCGGAGGAATAGTCAAAGGGCTATTGTCATAATCTTGGCGGGGCAGAAGATCTTTCGAAAACCGGTGATCCGATTTCCGCGCGAGGGATACCGAAAGAGACGGGAGACGTCGTTTCCGCATCCTTCTTGGGCGTCATGAGGATGATACTGATTCTGCGGTTCCGTGGGTCCTTTGGGTCTTCTTTTATAAAAGGCAGCGTGTCAGCGAAACCTGCAACCCTTGTCAGACGCGCAGGGTCGAGTCCGTATTGTTCGAGGAGTTTTCGTGCGGCGAGCGCCCGTTCCGTTGAGAGCTCCCAGTTGCCGTACGTGGAAGATTTGTACAGCAGCGAATCAGTGTGGCCTTCGATGGCGACGGGGTTCGGTAAATTGCCGATGCTGTCACCGATCACCTGGAGTATTTTGGAAGCGAGGGGGGTCGGCGTTGACGCACCGAGGTTAAACATCGGCTTCCCCTCCTTGTCGACGAGCTGGATGCGCACCCCTCCTTCGAAAACATCTATAATCACCTGATCCTTGATGTCCCCGAGTCTTTCTTCGACTGCCTTCCTTATTGTCTCCTTGATCTCCTGGGGTTTTATCACATATCCTGTTCCCAGAAGTTCCCTGGTAGCCTTCTTCTCGTCTTCGCCGGGTTGGTCGAACATTTCACTCGATTTCTCCATAAAGGACGAACCGCTCTGCTGAAAGATGCTGAACCGCTTAAAGTATGCAGAGACCCTTGCCCTCTTTTCAGGAGCGATCATGGTAATGAGCCACAGAAGTAGGAAGAATGCCATCAGGGCGGTAACAAAGTCTGCATAGGCAACCTTCCAGGACCCGCCGTGGTGGCCCCCGTGGCCTGTCTTCTTAATCTTTTTGATAATGATTCTCTGCTCTTTCACTTCGGACGGGACCGTACTTCCTTCTCAAGTTCATCAAAGCTCGGTTTGGCCGTGCCGGGAATTGCCCTCCTCCCGAATTCCACGGCTATCTGGGGGGCCGCACCCCCTACAAAGGCCACGAGGGCAACTTTGATGACCTGGAAAAAGACGCTGTTTTGCTCTGCCGAGTGCTCGAGATTCGTTGCCATGGGACCGACGAACCCGTAGCACATCAAGACTCCGAGGAAGGTCCCCACAAGAGCTGCACCGATGCTGTGGCCGAGTACGGCAGGAGGCTGGTCAATCTTGCCCATGGTAAGGACAACGCCGAGAACCGCTGCAACGATACCGAGGCCGGGCAGGGCGTCTGCTATCTTTGCCACGCTGTTTGAAGGGATCATGGCCTCCTTCTGATGGGTCTCTATCTCGATATCCATGAGACTGTCGAGTTCGTGGGACGGGACATTTGTCGTTATGATCACCTTCAGATTGTCGCAGATAAAATCGATCGCATGGTGGTTAGACATGACACCTCTATATTTACTGAATATGGCGCTGTTCTGTGGATTTTCTATATCCGCTTCGACGGATATGAGGCCCTCCTTCCGTATCTTGGTAAAGAGCTGGAAGAGCAGGGAGAGGAGTTCAAGATAGATTGTCTTGCCGAGGTTCTTGGACTTTACGACCGTAAAGATATTTTTGAAAACGGCTGATACGACCTTTGGAGGAGATGCGATGAGAAAGCCGCCTATGGCTGCTCCGAAGATGATGACAACCTCAGCCGGCTGAAAGAGGACGCTGAGGTTCCCGTGCTCCATAAGGAAGCCACCTATGACCGAGCCTAAGACAACGATGATGCCGATGATCGCAAACATTACGGGTTTACCTCATGACAATGAAGAGGTGTCTTCATGGTTCTTTCGTGCCCCTCGCTCCTCCTGTCTGTTTCTCCGAACCTACCGCCTTTTCTCCATCGAAAAAGTCTGCATAATCGTTAGCGACATGGTTTCCTTCAGTCCTTGAGGGAAGGGGAAGTTCTATCGTGAACGTTGTACCTTCCCCCTCTGCACTTTCGACGGTTATGCTTCCTCCGTGTTCTGTGATAATGCCGTGGGAGATCGAGAGGCCGAGCCCTGTTCCTGATCCGACAGGCTTTGTGGTGAAAAAGGGGTCGAAGATCCGCGGGATGATATCCTTCGGAATGCCGGGACCATTGTCGGAGATCCCTACGATCACCTTTTGCCCGGCATTGTCAAGGCGTGTCGAGAAAACGATTGTCCCGTCATTCCTGTTAAGCTCGGAAATTGCCTGTTCTGCATTGAGGAGGATATTCAGGATCACCTGCTGGATCTGTTGCGAGTCAACAAAGACGCTCTTGACGACGTCATAGTCCCTCACAATCTCAATGTCGCTCGATCTCAGCCAATAAATCCGGAGTTCAATCGCCCTTTCAATGATATCATTGATCGACTCAAGGGTCCTGGAAGGGGTCTTTTGTCGTGAGAAGGTGAGGAGGTTTGCCACAATCTTCTTGCACCGGTCTGCGCTCTCAAGGATCTTCCGAAGTTCCTTTTCCATATCCCTGTCAGGAAACTTCATGCGGAGGATCTCCGTGTACGCTGTAATTCCGGTAAGGGGGTTGTTAATTTCATGAGCCACGCCCGACACCAGAAGACCGAGGGAGGCAAGCTTGTCGGAATGGTAAAGCTGGTCCTTGAGTCGCTTCATTTCGCTGATATTCTTCATGATGTAGATCGTCAAAGGCTTATCGCCATAATCCAGAGGAAAGGAACTGATGAGATAGATCTCGTCGTTGATACTTCTCTCTTCCGTATGGGGCTGGCCACTTTTATTCGGTATGCATGATTCCTCGGGATCGATTCCGAAGAGTTCATGACACTTCATTCCTATAATGTCTTGCGGTAGTTTCCCGAAAGCTGCCGAGAGAGCCCGGTTCGCTTTGACGATCGTTCCCTCAGCATCAGTCATAAAGATAAAATCGGTAATGGCGTCGAACATCGCTATCCAGTGCCTTTGGCTTTCGATGATAAGGTTGTCCCGCTCAGCGCGTTCAAGTTCCAACTCGTGCCTGGCGAGGGCTCGGTCAAGAATAAGGGGAAGGGAATCGAAATACCTGACGCCTTTCGTCAGACAATCATGGGCGCCTTCCCTCAGGGCCCTGAGCGCCGTCTCTTCATTGCCGGTCAACATCATCATGATCGCCGGTATCCGTATTCCCCGTTTCCTCATCTCTCTAAGGAATCCGAAGCCATCCAAGCCAGGAAGAACCTGGTTGACGAAGACGGCCTTTACGTTTTGCCTTTTTATGATATCGAGACCGGTCTCTGCCGATGAGACAAATTCAAGATTATTGTCCATTTCATACCGTCTGAAGACCATACGGATGAGTTCGTGGTCGAGGAGACTGCCATCGATGAAGAGCAGCGAAGCGTCTCCGAAATAGTCCTTGATCTTGCTTTGACTCCTATGGTGTTCCATGCTTGGCACTGACAAAAATAATGTCGACCCTTCTGTTCTTTGCGCGTCCTTCGGGTGTCACATTTGAGACTACCGGCCGGTATTCTCCGTATCCGGCAGCTGAAAACCTTGCCGGGTTGATGGTATGGTCGGCGAGAAGGGCCATGAGCACACTTGTTGCCCTGGCCGTGGAGAGTTCCCAATTCGATGCATTCTTCCCTCCCCGCACCGGCACATTGTCAGAATGTCCCTCGATCACGACGGCATTTTCAGTCCTCTTGAGCACAGAGGCGACAGATTGAAGGAGGGGTTTTGCCTCTTCCCTGATCTCTGCAGTGCCGCTGTCAAAAAGAACCGAATCGCCGAGGGATATGCGAACACCCCTCTTGTCCCGTGAAACAGTCACTCCCGGTATTGTAACAAAATTTTCGAGCGTTGACCTGATATCCTTTTCGAGTTGCATATCCTCATAGGGGATCGGCCGTATTCCCTCGATAATGTTGGTATTGAGTTCTCCCGATCCCGTTGCCCTGAAGGCCGATCTCATTGAGCCTGCAAAGCGCTCGAGTTTCCCCGTATCCACATGGCTGATCGCATACATGACTGTGAAGAACGCAAAAAGGAGCGTTATGAAGTCTGCATACGAAACTACCCATCTGTCCGTGTGATCGTCGTCCCTCTGTCGTCTCTTTCTCATCTTTCAACCCCGCTGACCCTCGTCGAGAAAGGCCCTGAGCTTCTCCTCAAGGTAATGGGTATTCATTCCCGACTGTATCCCGACAACACCTTCAAGCACCATCTCCCTCATCAAGAGGGAGCAGTGAAGTCTGTTTACGAGTTTTTTTGACATCGGAAGGAGGATGAGATTTGCCGAGCCCACTCCGTATATGGTTGCGACAAAAGCGACGGCAATGCCCGACCCGAGTTTCGCGGGGTCCGAGAGATTCTCCATGACATGAATGAGACCGAGGACAGCTCCGATGATCCCGATCGTCGGCGCAAATCCCCCTGCCGTTTCAAAGACCTTTGCGATCCGTCGTTTCTCGTCTTCGTATGTTATGTTTTCCTGTTCCATGGTCTCTTTCAGCATCTTCGGTCCCATGCCGTCAACGGCGAGACGCATGGCCTTCTGGAAGAAGGTATCCGTGATCTTTGAGATCTCCGGTTCCAGCGCAATCAGGCCATTCCGTCTCGCGATCGCTGAATAGCGGAGGATGTCTTTCAGGAAGACATCGGAATCGATCTTCTCACCAAAGAAGACATCCCTGAGAGAGGATGTTGCCTTCAGAATGTCTTGTAAGGGAAAGCTTAACATCGTTGCGCCAAAGGTTCCGCCAAAGACGATGGCCGCTGCTGTCGCCTGGAGCACGGACGTTATCTTGCCGCCCTCGAGGAGATTCCCGCCGATGACCGCAACAATTCCCAAGAGGATGCCTATGAGGCTCGAGCGATCCATGAAACATTACCCTCTCTGCTGCTTCTGCTTCCGTAACATTTCCCTCTGTCGTTTCAGGGTGTATCGGATGATTTCATCTCTCACGGTGTCGTCCATATCGATAAAGTGTAACCCTACTTCATAGGCCCCGCCGTCGGTCTCCTTTACCCATACTACCCTGCCCACGGTATTCACGCAGATGGGAGGGGTCGTGGGGAGAAGCATCCTGATCTCTCTCATATCGCCGATCTCGACCTTCTCATGGAGGGTCAGCCGGATTCCCGAAGCGCTCACATTAACAGCCTTATTTTCAGCCTCCGTAAGCCCGGTCTTTTCCATGGTGAGGGTTTCGAGGATCATATTCAACTTTGCGTCGATATCGACGAGTATGTTCCAGAGTTTGGGACTGATGGTTTCATCGGGAATACTCACATCATGCTGTTCCTTGCCGTAGCAGGAGAAGATACCTGATTTAACCGGTGTCAGATGT
The Thermodesulfovibrionales bacterium DNA segment above includes these coding regions:
- a CDS encoding tetratricopeptide repeat protein — translated: MKNMVRGLFLFSMLVVCCSTIAEGADGGSYLERGDFYYNEGEYDRAIKDYSNAVSLKPDLAEAYYHRGLAYYKMDKYDEAIEDYSKAISLYPPPGEAQLYHNRGLVYLKKGSYDKAIEDYTKAITINPKFTEGYHNRGIAYSRKGMYDEAIEDYNRALSIRPNYGGAYFSRGIAYVRKAAEDFRKVCDMGDKNACENLKQLSEE
- the leuD gene encoding 3-isopropylmalate dehydratase small subunit; this encodes MVVKGRVWRFGDDVDTDAIIPARYLNTSDPAELAKHVMEDADKDFPSKVRKGDILIAGKNFGCGSSREHAPIAIKASGVQAVIAKSFARIFYRNAFNIGLPIFESAEASEKVHEGDSIEIDAGTGIIRNHTRGEQYKAKPIPLFMQELIGAGGLIEWTKKKIKGAVA
- a CDS encoding 3-isopropylmalate dehydrogenase: MSRTYNIAVIPGDGTGPEVVAEGMRVLTAASRRFGFQLKLDNFDFGGERYLQTGATISAEEIDTLRGYHAIYLGAIGHPDVKAGILEKGILLRLRFELDQYVNLRPVKLYPGVDCPLKDKGPDDIDFVVVRENTEGLYAGAGGVLKKGTADEVAVQESINTRKGVERCIRFAFEYCRKRNKGRKLTLCGKTNVLTFAFDLWERTFHEVAKEYPDIKVDYAHVDAITMWFVKNPEWFDVIVTDNMFGDIITDLGAMIQGGMGIAAGGNINPKGVSMFEPIGGSAPKYKGQNIINPLAAICAGGMMLEHLGEDAAGRAIERAAMEVTGKHLKSLAAGKMGYSTTDVGDLVVKYVSEMA
- a CDS encoding amidohydrolase family protein, producing the protein MEKRKTVDLIVRADYLLPVGSVATVISDGAVAVENGTIIAVGRFEEVIAGYAPEKIIGGKNRALIPGLINTHTHAAMVYFRGLADDLPLKEWLETYIWPAESRWLSPEFVSDAIELACLEMLKAGITTYNDMYFFGDAAGLATKKMGMRAVLGVGVVDFPTAVAKTTDEYFDRAGEFVGKWKADTLIRPCIAPHALYTCGPETLKRARSFADQSDIPIHIHLSECEWEVQEILSRYGRTPVRHLASLGFLDGRVLAAHCVWLDDEEVGMLAERGVGVSHCIESNLKLASGMAPVTTMLKAGIKVTFGTDGAASNNDLNVLSEMSTAAKVHKALSKDPTALDSRTALLMATRWGAEVLGLGKITGSIEKGKAADLVIINLEKPHLTPIYDIYSHIAYSVRASDIETVIVNGVVVVNEGTLCRGDEGEILAKARAWAERIAGR
- a CDS encoding aspartate-semialdehyde dehydrogenase, with the protein product MLKKKENYVVAVVGATGAVGNEMIAVVEERRFPVERLRLFASERSEGKTLEYRGKEVPVETLKEDSFEGIDIALFSAGAERSKMWAPVAAQSGCVVVDNSSQWRMDPEIPLVVPEVNSHDLKWHKGIIANPNCSTIQMVVVLKPIHDAAKIRRVVVTTFQSVSGTGKKAMDELLQQTTDLLNFREIQCNVYPHQIAFNCLPHIDKFLENGYTKEEMKMVKETKKIMGDDSIGVTATTVRVPVFRCHSESINIETEKKLTADEARAVLALAPGVVVFDAPEKNVYPLAINVAGKDETYVGRVREDESIEKGLNLWIVSDNLRKGAALNAVQIAERLIAMAS
- a CDS encoding signal recognition particle-docking protein FtsY, whose product is AAVAFDAIEAAKARNIEVVIVDTAGRLHTKSPLMEELKKVRRVIDKSLPGAPHETLLVVDATTGQNALKQAEMFNKAIGVTGIALTKLDGTAKGGIVFAIKRELGIPIRLIGIGEGVEDLRDFDSKEFVEALFS
- a CDS encoding flagellar motor protein MotB, with the translated sequence MKEQRIIIKKIKKTGHGGHHGGSWKVAYADFVTALMAFFLLLWLITMIAPEKRARVSAYFKRFSIFQQSGSSFMEKSSEMFDQPGEDEKKATRELLGTGYVIKPQEIKETIRKAVEERLGDIKDQVIIDVFEGGVRIQLVDKEGKPMFNLGASTPTPLASKILQVIGDSIGNLPNPVAIEGHTDSLLYKSSTYGNWELSTERALAARKLLEQYGLDPARLTRVAGFADTLPFIKEDPKDPRNRRISIILMTPKKDAETTSPVSFGIPRAEIGSPVFERSSAPPRL
- a CDS encoding PBP1A family penicillin-binding protein — protein: MATYGEKHHQGRIPSSRASKRSKRSPGSGRSSCLRKPFILSLFLAILVGIAGGLLYWNLSDLPVIKALEEYPPAVSSLVYSADGKVLAEFYIERRTFIPYYTIPEHVKRAFIAIEDVRFYHHPGVDVIGILRALYHDIKTRSVAQGGSTITQQLAKMLFLKPERSLKRKIKEVALSVQIEKHYTKDEIIGLYLNQAYFGTRAYGIEAACETYFGKSVHGLTLGEAALLASLPKAPSQYSPFKNPEKSRERRSVVLRQMLDHGFISRAQYEEADEEPLPMTPHFRKYEAPYFIEMLRHELESRYNGELYTAGYRIHSTIDSVMQKAAEEAVEKGIASLERRAKGEIQAALIAMDIRTGAIRAMVGGSDFWKNQFNRATQALRQPGSAFKPFVYLAAIESGLRASDTILDAPISFKGARPGQLWSPKNYDGEYHGTVTLKTALAKSLNAATVRLAERLGIDSVIETAQTLGIKSILLPYLPIALGAADVTLMEMVSAYGTFATGYHVNPMLYERIINREGIPIEERRPETTELISEEIIGEMKVLLHAVVEEGTAQKAKELKRPLYGKTGTTNDYADAWFIGFDDSLVVGVWVGRDDHKPLGPKETGAKAALPIWIDFMKKAPQQIPLNQNPEDPRLPRQYQ
- the motA gene encoding flagellar motor stator protein MotA — encoded protein: MFAIIGIIVVLGSVIGGFLMEHGNLSVLFQPAEVVIIFGAAIGGFLIASPPKVVSAVFKNIFTVVKSKNLGKTIYLELLSLLFQLFTKIRKEGLISVEADIENPQNSAIFSKYRGVMSNHHAIDFICDNLKVIITTNVPSHELDSLMDIEIETHQKEAMIPSNSVAKIADALPGLGIVAAVLGVVLTMGKIDQPPAVLGHSIGAALVGTFLGVLMCYGFVGPMATNLEHSAEQNSVFFQVIKVALVAFVGGAAPQIAVEFGRRAIPGTAKPSFDELEKEVRSRPK